The Anopheles coluzzii chromosome 2, AcolN3, whole genome shotgun sequence genome window below encodes:
- the LOC120948590 gene encoding RNA polymerase II-associated protein 3, with product MMSKEDEEAFEAGLSKVDEVMRILNLMTSGDKAKEQMGVAFADQFLGTDSATKKKDETNVENFIVRVNQERTVINRKDAADDPPLEQPMQDKYAFMAEIERDAARRATERREREQVAQGLRRAGNRAFRRAEYEQAINMYSKAIDQIRDSPILYNNRALAYIRIELYKRAIIDCDFVLSKLDEKNLRSWIFRAQGYYRLGEMKAYEKSVAEARKHNPRELPYIDRIVREIEGKAATGEVVVAAGDEPMEAGEQSGERAEETDVTAGAAAAVDHRLATKPLPMDDVQSTSSGELSEG from the exons ATGATGTCCAAAGAGGACGAAGAAGCGTTTGAGGCAGGTCTAAGCAAGGTGGATGAGGTGATGCGAATCCTCAACCTAATGACCAGCGGCGACAAAGCCAAGGAGCAGATGGGTGTCGCATTCGCCGACCA ATTTCTTGGCACCGATAGTGCGACGAAGAAAAAGGACGAAACAAATGTGGAAAACTTTATCGTGCGCGTAAACCAAGAACGCACCGTTATCAACCGCAAAGACGCCGCGGACGATCCGCCGCTCGAGCAGCCGATGCAGGACAAGTACGCCTTTATGGCGGAAATCGAACGCGACGCGGCAAGACGTGCGACCGAGCGGCGCGAACGGGAGCAGGTCGCCCAGGGGTTAAGGCGGGCCGGCAACCGGGCGTTTCGGCGCGCCGAATACGAGCAGGCGATCAACATGTACTCGAAAGCGATCGATCAAATACGCGACAGCCCGATACTGTACAACAACCGGGCGCTGGCGTACATACGCATCGAGCTGTACAAGCGGGCGATCATCGACTGTGACTTTGTGCTCAGCAAGCTGGACGAGAAAAATTTGCGGTCGTGGATTTTCCGCGCCCAAGGATACTACCGGCTGGGGGAGATGAAAGCGTACGAGAAAAGTGTGGCCGAAGCACGGAAGCACAATCCACGGGAGCTGCCGTACATCGATCGGATAGTGCGCGAAATTGAGGGTAAAGCGGCCACCGGGGAGGTTGTTGTGGCGGCGGGAGACGAGCCGATGGAGGCTGGTGAGCAGTCCGGAGAGAGGGCTGAAGAGACGGATGTGACTGCtggagcagcggcagcggtagATCATCGGTTAGCTACGAAGCCTTTGCCCATGGACGATGTACAATCGACGTCTTCCGGAGAGCTATCGGAAGGCTAG
- the LOC120948587 gene encoding nuclear receptor corepressor 2 → MEQKGTNNERRVDDNHHQTGGDQQQQQQQQAVAMMMFDELRQEIGKIDVYAETIELTYHLRKFGELFRRRITTEQQLNDLFLHLNEAALADSGFAIQFALVFASRQLGDVPIGGTNVRNAMITTLQHNFLAIERLKQEGGERFHNSIILLGEYYNRKMVGHGCRIKILGQSLLLLLTSELEQEINRICQQPASAHRLDPKFAKVLLQQITLNGTVWKEVHQKEANDLLYTMRKALIVIPNLCAPAKAFLLMSLDLYSGSLGNELLDKLYGKYLTEPSKEAEQAPVNGGASNGTTDPPSAHNQSAINGEKSVEKQAKKDSQKDTAVQQKPKGSKSNAPSGRSTGGGKAANQNLTTNDKENKRRTTQTTKAAPAAQKTSPKASTGRSIRVHEDGNIVATIVTRDTPTTPTKKHYPAATTQPAPVPNAAGPRSPTKKGLSPRMEKLAALPKITITCATPSPKRTQDKPPSAVSPRAVLGPSIGKQKPHQPPKSPTHGREQYGMRNVSEASRGRQDRARGAAATGKEATVRVVEAISPVGVNETRSQHETRVEEPQPIVLPESPKRYDWSDPTPVDPTESWSYVPPPPSQPEQPSKTVECATTEPATRHDLTPSDEPGTKKTDDSTGAADVSKPKHKVKPSYLREENVENLSWDVLIPLEDESPQKVNPHTKSFLSFLASE, encoded by the exons ATGGAGCAAAAGGGAACCAACAATGAACGGCGGGTGGACGACAACCATCATCAAACTGGCGGcgatcaacagcaacaacaacaacaacaggcaGTAGCCATGATGATGTTCGACGAACTGCGGCAGGAAATTGGCAAGATCGATGTGTACGCGGAAACGATCGAGCTAACGTACCATCTGCGAAAGTTCGGTGAACTGTTCCGGCGACGCATTAccaccgagcagcagctgaa TGATCTTTTCCTGCATCTCAACGAGGCGGCGCTGGCCGACAGTGGGTTCGCGATACAGTTTGCGCTCGTGTTCGCTTCCCGGCAGCTGGGCGACGTTCCGATCGGTGGCACGAACGTGCGCAACGCCATGATCACCACGCTGCAGCACAACTTTCTCGCGATCGAGCGGCTGAAGCAGGAGGGCGGGGAACGGTTCCACAACTCGATCATACTGCTCGGCGAGTACTACAATCGCAAGATGGTGGGCCATGGTTGTCGTATTAAGATTCTCGGCCaatcgttgctgctgctgctgacgtcCGAGCTGGAGCAGGAGATTAACCGGATCTGCCAGCAGCCGGCGTCCGCGCATCGGTTGGATCCAAAGTTTGCcaaggtgctgctgcagcaaatcACACTGAACGGGACGGTTTGGAAGGAGGTGCACCAGAAGGAGGCGAACGATCTGCTGTACACGATGCGGAAAGCGTTGATTGTGATACCGAACCTGTGTGCGCCGGCGAAAGCCTTCCTGCTGATGTCGCTCGATCTGTACAGTGGGAGCTTGGGGAACGAATTGCTCGACAAGCTGTACGGGAAGTATCTTACCGAGCCGAGCAAGGAGGCCGAGCAAGCCCCAGTGAATGGAGGCGCATCAAATGGTACTACCGACCCGCCCAGTGCGCACAATCAATCGGCGATCAATGGTGAAAAGAGTGTGGAAAAGCAGGCGAAAAAAGATTCCCAAAAGGACACAGCGGTGCAGCAGAAGCCAAAGGGAAGCAAATCCAACGCACCGTCGGGCCGTTCCACGGGCGGTGGAAAAGCCGCCAACCAGAACCTCACCACAAACGATAAGGAAAACAAACGGCGTACCACGCAAACGACGAAGGCAGCTCCGGCAGCGCAGAAAACATCCCCGAAAGCATCCACCGGACGTTCGATTCGGGTGCACGAGGACGGCAACATTGTGGCCACCATTGTGACGCGTGACACTCCGACAACGCCGACCAAGAAGCATTACCCCGCCGCAACAACGCAACCTGCTCCAGTGCCAAATGCCGCCGGCCCACGCTCTCCAACGAAAAAGGGGCTATCGCCGCGTATGGAAAAGCTGGCAGCACTGCCCAAGATCACGATCACCTGTGCGACACCGTCGCCGAAACGGACGCAGGACAAACCACCATCGGCCGTATCGCCCCGGGCCGTGCTGGGACCATCGATAGGCAAACAGAAGCCACACCAGCCGCCGAAAAGTCCTACCCACGGCCGCGAGCAGTACGGGATGAGGAACGTGTCGGAAGCTTCCCGTGGGCGACAGGATCGTGCTCGTGGTGCTGCGGCCACTGGCAAAGAAGCGACGGTGCGAGTTGTTGAAGCCATTTCCCCAGTGGGCGTTAATGAAACACGTTCACAACACGAAACAAGGGTCGAGGAACCGCAACCGATTGTGCTTCCCGAATCGCCAAAGCGTTACGATTGGTCCGATCCGACGCCAGTCGATCCTACAGAAAGTTGGAGCTacgttccaccaccaccatcacaaccAGAGCAGCCTAGCAAGACGGTCGAATGTGCGACAACAGAACCGGCGACAAGACACGATCTTACCCCCAGCGACGAACCCGGCACGAAAAAGACGGACGACTCAACCGGTGCGGCAGACGTATCGAAGCCGAAACACAAGGTGAAACCTTCCTACTTGCGGGAGGAAAATGTGGAAAATCTCTCCTGGGACGTGCTGATTCCGCTGGAGGACGAATCGCCCCAGAAGGTGAACCCGCACACCAAATCGTTCCTATCGTTTTTGGCCAGTGAATGA
- the LOC120948586 gene encoding myosin-2 heavy chain: protein MFKKLKDKIAEEVKQSPQRFEQISKGLQAAVSSASSTTSEVSGSENFFSITEDDTPQNSPQRGTAATSTSTPVQPNSSNVANASSASSSILSSTSLNNGISPSTPLTSPGSAGSASQQQQPRTRRLSNSSMASDVSFRLPVYDSPAIYHLETDVDISASETESVSGSANANQLDLVSKDKLFQAYKKALDRYQKYRERYTELARRYRELEKDNNKARSVLVETQDKALRRMSELREQCVLEQQAKAHLDSALRMEIDELQCVVKTLRSKLEMVGENGNVSGGEKDLISLAGEDGANGNTDGHVPVRDTGPLEDRIKALESKLNDELRQKAVLSLEVSELKKREEEHTITIAENKMAIHSELEAKEAEVRKLKEQLASLEKNMKQTLLEKDGLGKELSEVRKVAGKVRELESTLGTCNEQKNKLESKFIDFERTIMELEKDKQQLKATNLTLDYEKSELQKKGSEMDARLVGMEKEKADLQVQVQELQKTAQSLDRKAEIETLQQELDEAKKSVEESAQKVAAVEQQLNEKEQQLSEARTTRESLEKQVKQTEARLAEREKEIERLQNQQTEQHSKDREESVKKLQRAEEELAAFRKSQSLDQEKLLELTKALDAANELHDRDRKSSEASLKELLERNNQLTEQLEQLQEKLDKTSGKQKKIQEEKNGLRAANDDLAKELKQVRQEMKQLTAQKQTLTEEVRNLKIINENSESEALRSLQESMRASMAAAETKLLETTRDLNHVLELKSDENRRLGEERDELVEKLEGAHKEKADLETEGTSLRAKIETVRGEKRDLEKTLEREIREKTELKAQVENILQEIGRLEEQLKDIKEAHSKLQEEKQTLEEKIERLQREHCEARVKLEKDTVGKLAAKVKDHETKLQQVECENSQLAEKNCLLEESSRRTAEELKRLTAALRAAEQGAREGQEKCGKLEEQLSQCTGDHARLFNEKELLDHQHRSLQDAMEAREKEKLCVLDTNKCLEEELAKVRSENDYLKGKHHELKALLESDKRRLMDQNDALQRQMEELAKEKQSLGRNATDLEKRLASYEEVKIENEYLNTFNKQLQGELQEAKGRVAAKETELTTVRTKQSQTESMLEERDKEITKLINEFVAKEKKQEADHKQRLEELEQRLRAELDGVAEHVRSECDETLAKEKQTLRDEQTVLEGRLEEMRKEKQTLREEQTALEGRLEEMSKEKQTLEQKLEELSRKEDAEKELRLENANFARDLDELKNELNAAIVEKLSQVKEHEQAQQELRAQKDRLETDNEQLRTRLAAFTAETEQNVRRFEAEIEQLKTASSSAASAPHDGTDGATAELQQSYEELRNKKEELENKLKKIMHEVQDVSNRNLFLEQKCENYLILEQSNERLKLANDKLSRQLDETLVSMHHNEGIAANTEFEYLRNILFQYLSGSVTGNNSTLVKVIAAVLKFSPQQTQVVIEKEAHRRSLMGQINNLL, encoded by the exons atgttcaaaaagtTAAAGGACAAAATCGCGGAAGAAGTGAAACAGTCGCCGCAACGGTTCGAGCAGATATCGAAAGGATTGCAG GCCGCCGTAAGCTCGGCATCCTCTACTACCTCCGAAGTTTCTGGCAGTGAAAACTTTTTCAGCATCACGGAAGATG ATACACCTCAAAACTCTCCCCAACGAGGAACGGCCGCCACCAGCACGAGCACTCCCGTACAGCCTAACAGCAGCAACGTGGCGAACGCATCATCAGCCAGCAGCTCGATACTGTCGAGCACTAGCCTTAACAATGGCATCTCCCCGTCAACGCCGCTTACCAGCCCAGGTTCGGCTGGATCcgccagccagcagcagcagccccgcACCCGCCGGCTATCGAACTCGTCCATGGCAAGCGATGTGTCGTTCCGTCTTCCAGTGTACGACTCGCCCGCCATCTATCATCTCGAAACGGACGTGGACATCTCCGCGAGCGAGACGGAATCCGTGTCCGGCAGCGCCAACGCCAACCAGCTGGACCTGGTAAGCAAGGACAAGCTGTTCCAGGCGTACAAGAAGGCACTCGATCGGTACCAGAAGTATCGCGAACGGTACACGGAACTGGCCCGCCGCTACCGCGAGCTCGAAAAGGATAACAACAAGGCGCGGTCGGTGCTGGTCGAAACGCAGGACAAAGCGCTGCGCCGGATGAGTGAGCTGCGCGAGCAGTGCGTGCTGGAGCAGCAGGCGAAAGCGCATCTCGATTCCGCCCTGCGGATGGAGATAGACGAGCTGCAGTGTGTGGTGAAGACGCTCCGCTCGAAGCTGGAGATGGTGGGCGAGAACGGGAATGTAAGCGGCGGTGAGAAGGATCTCATCTCGCTGGCCGGGGAGGACGGCGCGAACGGTAACACGGATGGGCACGTGCCGGTGCGTGATACCGGCCCGCTGGAGGACCGCATCAAGGCGCTCGAGTCGAAGCTGAACGACGAGCTGCGCCAGAAGGCCGTGCTGAGCCTGGAGGTGAGCGAGCTGAAGAAGCGGGAAGAGGAGcacacgatcacgatcgcgGAGAACAAGATGGCCATCCACTCGGAGCTGGAAGCGAAGGAGGCGGAAGTGCGCAAGCTGAAGGAGCAGCTGGCCAGCCTGGAGAAGAACATGAAGCAAACGCTGCTCGAGAAGGACGGGCTGGGCAAGGAGCTGTCCGAGGTGCGCAAGGTGGCGGGGAAGGTGCGGGAGCTCGAGAGTACGCTCGGCACGTGCAACGAGCAGAAGAACAAGCTCGAGTCGAAGTTTATCGATTTCGAGCGCACGATCATGGAGCTGGAGAAAGACAAACAGCAGCTGAAGGCAACGAACCTCACGCTCGACTACGAGAAGAGCGAGCTGCAGAAGAAGGGCAGCGAGATGGACGCAAGGTTGGTGGGCATGGAGAAGGAAAAGGCGGATCTGCAGGTGCAGGTGCAGGAGCTGCAGAAGACGGCCCAATCGCTCGATCGGAAGGCGGAGATCGAAACGCTACAGCAGGAGCTGGACGAGGCGAAGAAAAGTGTGGAAGAATCCGCCCAAAAGGTGGCGGCAGTTGAGCAGCAGCTAAACGAGAAGGAACAACAACTGTCCGAAGCTCGCACGACTCGGGAAAGCCTTGAAAAGCAGGTGAAACAAACGGAGGCACGGTTGGCTGAGAGGGAAAAGGAAATCGAACGGCTGCAGAACCAACAGACCGAGCAGCACAGCAAGGATCGGGAGGAAAGTGTGAAAAAGCTTCAGCGGGCGGAAGAAGAGCTTGCGGCGTTCCGCAAATCGCAGTCGCTCGATCAGGAGAAGCTGCTCGAGCTAACCAAAGCGCTGGATGCGGCCAACGAACTGCACGATCGCGATCGTAAGAGCAGTGAGGCCAGCCTGAAGGAGCTGCTAGAACGCAACAACCAGCTCACCGAACAGCTGGAACAATTGCAGGAAAAGCTGGACAAAACGAGCGGCAAGCAGAAAAAGATTCAGGAGGAAAAGAATGGTCTTCGAGCGGCAAACGACGATCTCGCGAAGGAGCTGAAACAGGTGCGCCAGGAGATGAAGCAACTGACCGCGCAAAAGCAAACACTCACGGAGGAAGTGCGCAACTTGAAGATAATCAATGAAAACTCCGAATCGGAAGCGCTGCGCTCGTTGCAGGAGTCGATGCGCGCCTCGATGGCGGCGGCCGAAACGAAGCTGCTCGAAACGACGCGCGATTTGAACCACGTGCTCGAGCTAAAGTCGGACGAAAACCGACGGCTCGGCGAAGAGCGCGACGAGCTGGTGGAGAAGCTCGAAGGTGCACACAAGGAGAAGGCGGACCTGGAAACGGAAGGTACCAGCTTGCGGGCAAAGATCGAAACGGTGCGCGGCGAGAAGCGTGATCTGGAGAAAACGCTCGAGCGTGAAATACGCGAAAAGACGGAGCTGAAGGCGCAGGTGGAAAACATCCTGCAAGAGATCGGCCGGCTGGAGGAGCAGCTGAAGGACATCAAGGAGGCACATTCCAAGTTGCAGGAGGAGAAACAGACGCTCGAGGAGAAGATCGAGCGACTGCAGCGGGAGCACTGTGAGGCCCGGGTGAAGCTGGAGAAGGACACGGTCGGCAAGCTGGCGGCGAAGGTGAAGGATCACGAGACCAAGCTGCAGCAGGTGGAGTGCGAAAACTCCCAGCTTGCGGAGAAGAACTGTCTGCTCGAGGAAAGCAGTCGCCGGACGGCGGAGGAGCTGAAAAGGCTGACGGCGGCGCTGCGCGCAGCGGAACAGGGCGCCCGCGAGGGCCAGGAAAAGTGTGGCAAGCTGGAGGAGCAGCTCAGCCAGTGTACCGGCGACCATGCGCGGCTCTTCAACGAGAAGGAACTTCTCGACCATCAGCACCGCTCGCTACAGGACGCAATGGAGGCGCGCGAAAAGGAGAAGCTGTGCGTGCTCGACACGAACAAGTGTCTCGAGGAGGAGCTCGCGAAGGTGCGCAGCGAGAACGACTACCTCAAGGGGAAGCACCACGAGCTGAAGGCACTGCTCGAGAGCGACAAACGCCGACTGATGGACCAGAACGACGCGCTGCAGCGGCAGATGGAGGAGCTGGCGAAGGAGAAGCAATCGCTCGGCCGGAACGCGACCGATCTGGAGAAGCGGCTCGCCAGCTACGAGGAGGTGAAGATCGAGAACGAGTATCTGAACACGTTCAACAAGCAGCTGCAGGGTGAGCTGCAGGAAGCGAAGGGCCGTGTGGCCGCGAAGGAGACGGAACTGACGACGGTGCGCACCAAGCAGTCGCAAACCGAATCGATGCTGGAAGAGCGCGACAAGGAAATCACCAAGCTGATCAATGAGTTTGTGGCGAAGGAGAAGAAACAGGAAGCGGATCACAAGCAACGGTTGGAGGAGCTGGAGCAACGGCTTCGGGCGGAGCTGGATGGTGTCGCGGAGCATGTGCGGAGTGAGTGTGATGAAACGCTTGCCAAGGAAAAGCAAACGCTACGGGACGAGCAAACGGTTTTAGAGGGACGGCTAGAAGAGATGAggaaggaaaagcaaacgcTACGGGAAGAGCAAACGGCTTTAGAGGGACGGCTTGAAGAGATGTCCAAGGAAAAGCAAACGCTAGAACAGAAGCTGGAAGAGCTTAGCCGCAAAGAGGACGCCGAAAAGGAGCTACGACTAGAGAACGCAAACTTTGCCCGCGATCTGGACGAGCTAAAGAACGAGCTAAACGCAGCGATCGTAGAAAAGCTAAGCCAGGTGAAGGAGCACGAACAGGCGCAGCAGGAGCTAAGGGCGCAAAAGGATCGGCTCGAAACGGACAACGAGCAGTTGCGCACGCGGCTGGCTGCATTTACCGCCGAAACGGAGCAAAACGTGCGGCGGTTCGAGGCGGAAATCGAACAACTTAAGACCGCCTCGTCGTCGGCAGCGAGCGCTCCGCACGATGGTACGGACGGGGCGACCGCTGAGCTGCAACAGTCGTACGAGGAGCTGCGCAACAAGAAGGAGGAGCTGGAGAACAAGCTGAAAAAGATCATGCACGAGGTGCAGGACGTGTCGAACCGGAACCTGTTCCTGGAGCAAAAGTGTGAGAACTATCTCATCCTGGAGCAGTCGAACGAGCGGTTAAAGCTGGCAAACGACAAACTGTCCCGGCAGTTGGACGAAACATTG GTTTCCATGCATCACAATGAAGGAATTGCCGCCAACACGGAGTTCGAGTACTTACGCAACATTCTATTCCAG TATCTCAGTGGCAGCGTTACCGGCAACAACAGCACCCTTGTGAAGGTGATAGCGGCCGTCCTAAAGTTTTCCCCCCAGCAGACGCAGGTGGTAATCGAAAAGGAAGCTCACCGAAGATCATTG ATGGGACAGATAAACAATCTACTATAG